The following is a genomic window from Actinomadura sp. WMMB 499.
CTACGACCCCGAGAAGCGGGCGATCAAGCTGCGGGTGACCATGGACAACTTCGTGCGGTCCTACCTGGCCGCGATCCTCCGCGAACCGACCATCAACGAGAACGTGCCCTGCCCGCTCCCGCCCCCCTACTCCAACTGCCAGTAGGAGCCACCGTGCGATATCTCCTCTGTGCCGGGGTCCTGGTGCTCACCGGCTGCCTGTCCGGGTGCTCCCTGCAGACGCTCAGCGCGACCGCGGGCCCGCTGACCCTCACCACCGAGTTCGCGGACGTGCAGAACCTCGTCTCCGGCCACAGCGTGAAGATCGCGGACGTCGAGGTCGGCTCGGTCTCCGGGGTCTCTCTGGTCGGCGGCGGCACCGCCGGCTACCGCGCCCGGGTCACCATGTCGATCAAGGAGGGGGTCGAGATCCCCACCGGGACGACCGCCAAGGTCACCGTGACGTCGCTGCTGGGCGAGAACTACGTGCAGCTCCGCCCGCCGCAGGGCAGACCTCTGGACCAGGGCCCGTTCCTCGCGAACAACGCCGAGGTCGCCTCGGCGGGCACCAGCCCCGGGTTCGAGGACATCGTCGGCGGGGCGGCCCCGCTGGTCGGGGCGCTGGCCGCGGGCGACGCACCGCAGCTCGTCCACACGGCCGCCACCGCCCTGTCCGGGCGCGGCCCGAAGATGAACGCGATGATCGGCGACGCCGCGAAGCTCGTGGCGACCTTCGAGCGGCATCGCGGGGAGCTCGCCGGGGCCGTCGACGACCTGGCCGAGCTGGGCGAGAAGCTCGCCGCCCGGGAGGAGTCGCTGGACCGGCTGCCCGGACGGCTCGCCGAGACCACGCGGGTGCTGGCCGACGACCGCGAGCAGATCCTGACCGCGGTCCGCTCGCTCTCCGCCATGGCCGAGACCGTGAACGACGAGGTGCTGATCGAGTACACCGACGAGCTCCGCGGCATCGTCGAGCGGCTGGGGCCCTCCTTCCAGGTGCTGGCCGACGACCGGACGAAACTCGG
Proteins encoded in this region:
- a CDS encoding MCE family protein, whose translation is MRYLLCAGVLVLTGCLSGCSLQTLSATAGPLTLTTEFADVQNLVSGHSVKIADVEVGSVSGVSLVGGGTAGYRARVTMSIKEGVEIPTGTTAKVTVTSLLGENYVQLRPPQGRPLDQGPFLANNAEVASAGTSPGFEDIVGGAAPLVGALAAGDAPQLVHTAATALSGRGPKMNAMIGDAAKLVATFERHRGELAGAVDDLAELGEKLAAREESLDRLPGRLAETTRVLADDREQILTAVRSLSAMAETVNDEVLIEYTDELRGIVERLGPSFQVLADDRTKLGTLITRLQEFVDRMPRQIFNGQLLVYTVINFDGSATNAGSESPSTLAGLVDMLGPKR